In one Erythrobacteraceae bacterium WH01K genomic region, the following are encoded:
- a CDS encoding biopolymer transporter ExbD: protein MAISMAGGETPMSDINTTPLVDVMLVLLIIFLIAVPVAIQTIDQLEVPIMESVESEDKVENLLLTVSTSDENGLSAGESGYLGASRQGECRVYFNNITPVTSEELYDEAFRRLDAIVQRAGGPEAILDDPDAIPQVHIRGDKDAPWRCVAGTIYNVQAAGYPTVGFISNPVDPNG, encoded by the coding sequence ATGGCAATTTCGATGGCAGGCGGCGAAACGCCGATGTCCGACATCAACACCACGCCGCTCGTGGATGTGATGCTGGTTCTGCTGATCATCTTCCTGATTGCGGTTCCGGTCGCTATCCAGACGATCGACCAGCTGGAAGTCCCCATCATGGAATCGGTCGAGTCGGAAGATAAGGTGGAAAACCTTCTTCTTACCGTCAGCACGTCCGACGAAAACGGCCTCAGCGCCGGTGAATCCGGCTATCTTGGCGCGTCGCGCCAGGGCGAATGCCGCGTCTATTTCAACAATATCACCCCCGTGACCTCGGAAGAACTGTATGACGAGGCGTTCCGCCGTCTCGACGCAATCGTCCAGCGTGCAGGTGGCCCGGAAGCCATCCTCGACGATCCCGATGCGATCCCGCAGGTTCACATTCGCGGAGACAAGGATGCGCCGTGGCGCTGCGTTGCCGGGACCATCTACAACGTCCAGGCAGCCGGTTACCCGACCGTCGGATTCATCTCCAACCCGGTCGACCCCAACGGCTGA
- a CDS encoding biopolymer transporter ExbD produces the protein MAMSGGKDDGSPMLDMNMTPLIDVLLVLLIMFIITIPVATHAVNIDLPQPDPNPPPENMIEPDKNKIVLSQAGEILWNGTAISQNELVRNLQFTKNIDPEPELQFEPESTASYDLSARVLNVIKASGVTRFGFVGNEQYRTFGKAE, from the coding sequence ATGGCAATGTCAGGCGGCAAAGACGACGGTTCGCCGATGCTTGATATGAACATGACCCCGCTGATCGACGTTCTGCTCGTTCTGCTTATCATGTTCATCATCACCATCCCCGTCGCTACCCATGCGGTAAATATCGACCTCCCGCAGCCCGATCCCAATCCTCCGCCAGAGAACATGATCGAGCCGGACAAGAACAAGATCGTTCTGTCGCAGGCTGGCGAAATTCTCTGGAACGGAACCGCGATCAGCCAGAACGAACTGGTCCGGAACCTCCAGTTCACGAAGAACATCGATCCCGAGCCCGAATTGCAGTTCGAACCGGAATCGACCGCCAGCTACGATCTGTCGGCTCGCGTTCTCAATGTGATCAAGGCTTCGGGCGTCACCCGCTTCGGCTTCGTCGGCAACGAACAATACCGGACATTCGGCAAGGCCGAGTAA
- a CDS encoding ligase-associated DNA damage response DEXH box helicase, with product MTVPPEITAWFAGQDWRVRRHQSEMLGASDAGRHALLVADTGAGKTLAGFLPTLAAFTPSRLGDAPQPEGLHTLYVSPLKALAHDVQRNLVRPVEEMGLPIKVETRSGDTPSDRKRRQRDKPPHVLLTTPESLSLLLSYPEAETLFAGLKRIVIDEVHAFATGKRGDLLALALTRLQAIAPDMQRAALSATVANPERYREWLAPWGDIDSVALVAGEDGAPADVEILLPDEERVPWGGHAATWAIPQLYDLIRGNRTTLVFTNTRFLSEYIFQHLWDVNEDKLPIGIHHGSLSKEARRKVEGAMARGELRALVATASLDLGVDWGDIDCVVQMGAPKGSSRLLQRIGRANHRLDLRSRAILVPGNRFEFLEATAAKEAVDAGQRDGEDFRPGGLDVLAQHVMGTACAGPFEEAALLAEVRSSLAYAWIDEEIWDRVLTFVATGGYALKAYDKFRRIVREKGAGGESAVWRLTHPEQAARHRLNAGIIMDGEMLDVRFRNGRSLGRVEERFAAQLSPGDTFAFAGTSLEVEQLRDMEVVVRASAKAAMIPSYGGARMPLTTHLADRVRAMLVDRAGWARFPDDVREWLEVQDWRSEMPGPDNLLVESFPHAKRHYTVYYTFTGWNANQSLGMLITKRMEDRGLMPGGFVANDYSLAVWGLKPVADPAPLLSPDILAHEFVDWVQDSHLLRRSFREVAVIGGLVERQHPGRRKSGKQVTFSTDLIYDVLRKYEPEHVLLEAAWADARERMTDVGRLGDLLGTAAERLVHVELDRVSPLAVPVMVMIGREATPQGAVDDELLLEAESLAGQAMRVDGSEELGEA from the coding sequence ATGACCGTTCCTCCCGAAATCACCGCCTGGTTTGCCGGGCAGGACTGGCGCGTGCGCCGGCATCAGTCGGAAATGCTGGGGGCCAGCGATGCGGGTCGCCACGCCCTGCTGGTCGCAGATACCGGCGCGGGTAAGACGCTGGCAGGATTCCTGCCCACCCTTGCCGCCTTCACCCCCTCTCGCCTCGGCGATGCGCCGCAGCCCGAGGGGCTGCATACGCTCTACGTCTCGCCGCTGAAGGCGCTGGCGCACGATGTGCAGCGCAATCTCGTCCGCCCGGTCGAGGAAATGGGCCTGCCCATCAAGGTCGAGACACGCAGCGGCGATACCCCGTCCGATCGCAAGCGGCGGCAGCGGGACAAGCCCCCGCATGTCCTGCTGACGACACCGGAATCGCTGTCCCTCCTGCTCAGCTATCCGGAGGCGGAGACGCTTTTTGCCGGGCTGAAGCGCATCGTGATCGACGAGGTGCACGCCTTTGCCACCGGCAAGCGCGGTGATCTGCTCGCGCTTGCTTTGACGCGGTTGCAGGCCATTGCACCCGACATGCAGCGCGCGGCACTGTCGGCCACGGTCGCCAATCCGGAAAGATACCGTGAATGGCTGGCCCCGTGGGGCGACATCGACAGCGTCGCGCTGGTAGCGGGGGAGGACGGCGCGCCGGCCGACGTCGAGATCTTGCTGCCGGACGAGGAGCGTGTGCCATGGGGCGGCCACGCGGCGACCTGGGCGATTCCGCAGCTCTATGACCTCATCCGTGGCAATCGCACGACGCTGGTCTTCACCAATACGCGGTTCCTGTCCGAATATATCTTCCAGCACCTGTGGGATGTGAACGAGGACAAGCTGCCGATCGGCATCCATCACGGGTCGCTGAGCAAGGAAGCGCGGCGCAAGGTCGAAGGCGCCATGGCGCGCGGCGAACTGAGGGCGCTGGTGGCGACCGCCAGTCTTGATCTGGGCGTGGACTGGGGCGATATCGATTGCGTGGTGCAGATGGGCGCTCCCAAGGGCTCCAGCAGGCTGCTGCAGAGGATCGGCCGGGCCAATCACCGGCTCGATCTGCGAAGCCGGGCGATACTGGTTCCGGGCAACAGGTTCGAATTCCTGGAGGCAACCGCGGCGAAGGAAGCGGTCGACGCCGGGCAGCGCGACGGCGAGGATTTTCGCCCGGGTGGACTCGACGTTCTTGCCCAGCACGTGATGGGAACCGCCTGCGCCGGGCCGTTCGAGGAAGCTGCCTTGCTGGCGGAGGTACGGTCCAGCCTCGCCTATGCATGGATCGACGAAGAAATCTGGGACCGTGTGCTGACCTTCGTTGCGACCGGCGGATATGCGCTCAAGGCCTATGACAAGTTCCGGCGCATCGTGCGGGAGAAGGGCGCGGGCGGAGAGAGTGCGGTCTGGCGGCTGACCCATCCCGAGCAGGCGGCGCGCCACCGGCTGAATGCCGGGATCATCATGGACGGCGAGATGCTGGACGTGCGTTTCCGCAACGGCCGCTCGCTGGGCCGGGTCGAGGAACGCTTCGCCGCCCAGCTATCGCCGGGCGACACCTTCGCCTTTGCAGGGACGTCGCTGGAGGTCGAACAGCTGCGCGACATGGAAGTGGTGGTGCGGGCCTCTGCCAAGGCGGCGATGATCCCGTCCTATGGCGGGGCGCGCATGCCGCTGACCACGCATCTGGCCGACAGGGTGCGAGCCATGCTGGTCGATCGGGCCGGGTGGGCACGCTTTCCCGACGATGTCCGGGAATGGCTGGAAGTGCAGGACTGGCGGAGCGAAATGCCGGGGCCGGACAACCTGCTGGTCGAAAGCTTCCCCCATGCGAAGCGGCATTACACGGTCTATTATACCTTTACCGGGTGGAACGCGAACCAGTCGCTCGGGATGTTGATTACCAAGCGGATGGAGGATCGTGGGCTGATGCCCGGCGGGTTCGTGGCGAACGATTACTCGCTGGCCGTCTGGGGCCTGAAACCGGTGGCCGATCCGGCGCCGCTCCTTTCCCCGGACATCCTTGCGCATGAATTCGTGGACTGGGTGCAGGACAGCCATCTGCTGCGCCGTTCCTTCCGCGAGGTGGCGGTGATCGGCGGACTGGTGGAGCGACAGCATCCGGGCAGGCGCAAGAGCGGCAAGCAGGTCACCTTCAGCACCGACCTGATCTACGATGTGCTGCGAAAATACGAACCCGAGCACGTCCTCCTGGAAGCGGCATGGGCCGATGCGCGGGAAAGGATGACGGATGTGGGGCGGCTTGGCGACCTGCTCGGCACCGCGGCGGAGCGGCTGGTCCATGTCGAACTCGACCGGGTAAGCCCGCTTGCCGTGCCCGTCATGGTGATGATCGGGCGCGAGGCGACACCGCAGGGGGCGGTGGACGACGAGCTGCTGCTGGAGGCGGAGAGCCTGGCGGGACAGGCCATGCGGGTCGATGGTTCCGAAGAGCTTGGCGAGGCTTAG
- a CDS encoding DUF2059 domain-containing protein, whose protein sequence is MSIAAPLGALALCMAAPATAQDEAMSGGKMSDAELAEFAQMMGGAFQAEPLTAEQEALLPLANDVVAKLVPEGFYEQLMVDVLDTTMRPMLSMFSGPDFVVMGSVYLDEGLPELTDEQMAELAATLDPAYSRRADVMIEAMTGGMGEMFAAIEGPMRDGMARYYATRFTGPQLGEIKAFFETPTGALYARESMAMAADPQFMSSIMGSVPGMMGQMGEFEARMEAAMADIPEPRGFDDLSAQERTRAASLLGISVPELQAAMEAADAEDTADSMED, encoded by the coding sequence ATGTCAATCGCTGCACCGCTGGGCGCGCTGGCCCTTTGCATGGCGGCACCGGCGACGGCGCAGGACGAAGCGATGTCGGGTGGGAAAATGTCGGACGCCGAACTGGCCGAGTTCGCGCAGATGATGGGCGGCGCGTTCCAGGCCGAACCGTTGACGGCAGAGCAGGAAGCCTTGCTCCCGCTGGCGAACGATGTGGTCGCGAAACTGGTGCCGGAAGGGTTCTACGAACAATTGATGGTCGACGTCCTCGACACGACGATGCGCCCGATGTTGTCCATGTTCTCCGGACCGGATTTCGTCGTCATGGGCAGTGTTTATCTGGACGAGGGGTTGCCCGAACTGACGGACGAGCAGATGGCCGAGCTCGCAGCCACGCTGGACCCGGCCTATTCGCGCCGCGCCGACGTAATGATCGAAGCCATGACCGGCGGCATGGGGGAAATGTTCGCCGCGATTGAGGGTCCGATGCGCGACGGCATGGCACGCTATTACGCGACCCGCTTCACCGGCCCGCAGCTGGGCGAAATCAAGGCTTTCTTCGAAACGCCGACCGGGGCGCTCTACGCCCGCGAATCCATGGCCATGGCAGCCGATCCGCAATTCATGTCGTCGATCATGGGATCGGTGCCCGGCATGATGGGCCAGATGGGCGAGTTCGAAGCGAGGATGGAAGCCGCCATGGCCGATATTCCCGAACCGCGCGGATTCGACGACCTGAGCGCGCAGGAGCGCACGCGCGCGGCCAGCCTGCTGGGTATCTCGGTTCCCGAACTGCAAGCCGCGATGGAAGCAGCCGACGCCGAGGACACCGCTGACAGTATGGAAGACTGA
- a CDS encoding phosphomannomutase/phosphoglucomutase — translation MSHDFVSTILREYDIRGIIGETLEADDARAIGRSFGTMLARAGGKTVAVGYDGRVSSPILESALVEGLTASGCNVVTIGLGPTPMLYYAEASGEEIDGGIQITGSHNPANYNGFKMVFQGRPFFGQDIQDLGRMAASGDWADGTGNVVHRPVLDDYIDRMLAALDGVDRDRLADLRIGWDAGNGAAGPALEKLVSKLPGEHHLLFTEVDGNFPNHHPDPTVEANLADLRTLVADKNLDFGVAFDGDGDRIGAIDGEGRVIWGDQLLMIYAEDLLAKTPNATIIADVKASRALFDHVAEHGGQPVMWKTGHSLIKSKMKETGAPLAGEMSGHVFFADTYYGYDDALYAGIRLMTASANLGRSITELRGAMKPMVNTPEMRFQVDEARKFAAIEEVKARLADSPANVDGTDGVRVTTDDGWWLLRASNTQDVLVARAESEAEGGLERLMAQIDEQLALSGLERGESVGH, via the coding sequence ATGAGCCATGATTTCGTCTCCACCATTCTGCGCGAATACGACATTCGCGGCATTATCGGCGAAACGCTGGAGGCCGACGATGCCCGGGCGATCGGGCGTAGTTTCGGCACGATGCTGGCCCGCGCCGGCGGCAAGACCGTGGCGGTCGGCTATGATGGCCGGGTCAGCAGCCCGATCCTGGAAAGCGCGCTGGTCGAAGGGCTGACGGCAAGCGGCTGCAATGTCGTGACCATCGGACTGGGGCCGACCCCCATGCTCTATTACGCCGAGGCGTCAGGCGAAGAGATAGACGGCGGCATTCAGATAACCGGCAGCCACAATCCCGCCAATTACAACGGCTTCAAGATGGTATTTCAGGGGCGGCCGTTTTTCGGGCAGGACATCCAGGATCTCGGGCGGATGGCCGCTTCCGGGGACTGGGCGGACGGGACAGGCAATGTCGTGCACCGCCCCGTTCTCGACGATTACATAGACCGGATGCTCGCCGCACTGGACGGGGTCGATAGGGATCGTCTCGCCGACCTGCGCATCGGCTGGGACGCCGGGAACGGCGCTGCCGGACCCGCGCTCGAGAAGCTCGTCTCGAAGCTTCCGGGTGAACATCATCTCCTCTTCACGGAGGTCGACGGCAATTTTCCCAATCATCATCCCGATCCCACTGTCGAGGCCAATCTGGCCGACCTGCGCACCCTCGTCGCGGACAAGAACCTCGACTTCGGTGTGGCTTTCGACGGCGATGGCGACCGGATCGGCGCGATCGACGGCGAAGGCCGGGTCATCTGGGGGGACCAGCTGTTGATGATCTATGCAGAGGACCTCCTCGCAAAAACGCCTAACGCCACGATTATCGCCGATGTGAAGGCGAGCCGTGCCCTGTTCGATCACGTGGCCGAGCATGGCGGACAGCCGGTCATGTGGAAGACCGGGCACAGCCTGATTAAATCCAAAATGAAGGAAACGGGCGCACCGCTGGCCGGCGAGATGAGCGGCCATGTGTTTTTCGCCGACACCTATTACGGCTATGACGACGCGCTTTATGCCGGCATCCGCCTGATGACCGCCTCGGCAAATCTCGGCCGCTCGATCACCGAGCTGCGCGGCGCGATGAAGCCGATGGTGAACACGCCCGAGATGCGCTTCCAGGTGGACGAGGCACGCAAGTTCGCCGCGATCGAGGAAGTGAAGGCGCGGCTGGCGGACAGCCCTGCCAATGTCGACGGGACGGACGGCGTGCGCGTGACGACGGATGACGGCTGGTGGCTGCTGCGCGCCTCCAACACGCAGGATGTCCTTGTCGCACGCGCCGAGAGCGAGGCCGAAGGGGGGCTGGAGCGGCTGATGGCCCAGATCGACGAACAACTTGCGCTGAGCGGCCTCGAACGCGGGGAAAGCGTGGGGCACTGA
- a CDS encoding J domain-containing protein has translation MVRFLVIAALLSLACRIVFGRWPWKYLTSRSTRSQALFNARKTLGVRADANRNDIIAAHKRLVAMVHPDRGGTSAQVHEANAARDLLLNELPDETPRGTPPR, from the coding sequence ATGGTGCGGTTCCTTGTCATTGCAGCGCTTCTGTCGCTCGCCTGCCGGATCGTCTTCGGCCGGTGGCCGTGGAAGTATCTGACATCGCGCAGCACACGCTCGCAGGCGCTCTTCAACGCGCGCAAGACGCTGGGCGTGCGCGCCGATGCCAACAGAAACGACATAATTGCCGCGCATAAGAGGCTGGTCGCCATGGTCCATCCCGACCGCGGCGGAACCAGCGCGCAGGTGCACGAGGCCAATGCCGCGCGCGATCTTTTGCTGAACGAACTCCCCGATGAAACGCCCAGAGGAACACCCCCGCGATGA
- a CDS encoding division plane positioning ATPase MipZ → MKAQSARKPHRIVFANEKGGTGKSTTAVHIAVALAYGGARVAAIDLDPRQRTTDRYLENRAETAKRRGITLPTAKSAVLDSSDPAELEALVESHAGDADFVLFDTPGRDDPLARHAATQADTLVTPLNDSFVDFDLIGQVDAETFKVRRLSFYAELIWEARLKRSKATIEEQRREMDWVVVRNRTGHTEARNMARIEKALAELSKRVGFRVTAGLSERVIYRELFPSGLTLLDKGHLGDLGTSHLVARQELRQLLKGLNLPVIPNVALQLEPA, encoded by the coding sequence ATGAAAGCCCAGTCCGCCAGGAAGCCCCATCGCATCGTTTTCGCGAACGAGAAGGGCGGCACGGGCAAATCGACCACCGCAGTCCATATCGCGGTGGCGCTGGCCTATGGCGGAGCGAGGGTCGCGGCGATCGATCTCGATCCGCGGCAACGGACGACGGATCGTTATCTCGAAAACCGCGCGGAGACGGCGAAACGGCGCGGCATCACCCTGCCCACGGCGAAATCGGCGGTGCTGGACAGCAGCGACCCGGCCGAGCTGGAAGCTCTGGTCGAAAGCCATGCGGGCGATGCCGATTTCGTCCTGTTCGATACGCCCGGCCGCGACGATCCGCTGGCTCGCCATGCCGCGACGCAGGCCGATACGCTGGTCACGCCGCTCAACGACAGCTTCGTCGATTTCGACCTGATCGGGCAGGTCGATGCGGAAACCTTCAAGGTCCGCCGCCTCAGCTTCTATGCCGAACTGATCTGGGAAGCGCGGCTGAAGCGGAGCAAGGCCACGATCGAGGAACAGCGCCGCGAAATGGACTGGGTCGTCGTGCGCAACCGCACCGGCCATACCGAAGCACGCAACATGGCCCGCATCGAGAAGGCGCTGGCTGAACTCAGCAAACGGGTCGGTTTCCGCGTGACCGCCGGCTTGTCGGAACGCGTCATCTACCGCGAACTCTTCCCCAGCGGGCTGACCCTGCTGGACAAGGGGCATCTGGGCGATCTCGGCACCAGCCACCTCGTCGCGCGGCAGGAGCTCAGGCAATTGCTCAAGGGCCTGAACCTGCCCGTCATTCCCAATGTAGCGCTGCAGCTCGAACCGGCGTAG
- the panC gene encoding pantoate--beta-alanine ligase — protein MQTVTTLEMLRNAVSALRGGGGTIALVPTMGALHDGHLTLVREAKRRADHVAVSIFVNPTQFGEGEDLDAYPRQLAEDSAMLEAEGVDLLWAPTVEAMYPRGFASSISVEGVSSDFCGADRPGHFDGVATVVCKLFNQVLPDMALFGEKDWQQLAVIRHMARDLDLSRPLAEDIVGIPTVREPDGLAMSSRNRYLSPQLRAMAAALPNAMKLAIAEMEAGGDAATSLATLERVLRESGFDSVDYAALADANSLQRLERTGDRPARLLVAARIGGTRLIDNMAVKAAG, from the coding sequence GTGCAAACCGTCACTACGCTGGAAATGTTGAGAAATGCCGTGAGCGCCCTGCGCGGTGGGGGCGGAACGATCGCCCTGGTCCCGACCATGGGGGCATTGCATGACGGTCACCTCACCCTTGTCCGCGAAGCGAAGCGGCGTGCCGATCACGTGGCGGTCTCTATCTTCGTGAACCCGACCCAGTTCGGCGAGGGAGAGGATCTCGACGCCTATCCACGCCAGCTGGCGGAAGACAGCGCCATGCTGGAAGCGGAAGGCGTCGACCTGCTGTGGGCCCCGACAGTCGAGGCCATGTATCCGCGCGGCTTTGCCAGCTCGATCAGCGTCGAAGGCGTCAGCAGCGATTTCTGCGGTGCGGACCGGCCCGGTCATTTCGACGGTGTCGCCACCGTCGTGTGCAAGCTGTTCAACCAGGTCCTGCCGGACATGGCGCTGTTCGGCGAGAAGGACTGGCAGCAGCTGGCCGTCATCAGGCACATGGCGCGCGATCTCGACCTCTCCCGGCCGCTGGCGGAGGACATTGTCGGTATTCCGACCGTGCGCGAGCCGGACGGGCTCGCCATGTCGAGCCGCAACCGGTACCTGTCACCGCAATTGCGGGCCATGGCCGCCGCCCTGCCCAACGCCATGAAGCTCGCCATTGCCGAGATGGAGGCCGGCGGCGATGCGGCCACCTCTCTCGCCACGCTGGAACGGGTGCTGCGCGAATCCGGGTTCGACAGTGTCGACTATGCCGCTCTGGCCGATGCGAACAGCCTGCAACGGCTGGAAAGGACGGGCGACAGACCGGCGCGCCTGCTGGTCGCGGCACGAATCGGTGGAACGAGGCTGATCGATAACATGGCGGTGAAGGCCGCCGGTTAG
- a CDS encoding OmpA family protein, translating to MRRPSMNAARPALRPALTAIACLALAACGEREPAPEPEVEETVAEPDAEATDPTDRASIIRPDIEIARTVDVEPLEMTLGFGTSGTQLSAEAVTALAELIESPQVTEFDGTITLRGHSDAGGNDPVNMRLSRERAEAAAQWLIENGIDEGRIEIIAFGEQNPVAPNALPDGTPDEEGRATNRRVEITVAVPEGANIPAPAEPTPEPAEESAVDSVTRQLSGD from the coding sequence ATGAGACGACCCAGTATGAACGCCGCCCGCCCGGCACTCCGTCCCGCACTGACCGCCATCGCCTGCCTGGCCCTGGCTGCTTGCGGCGAGCGAGAGCCGGCGCCCGAACCGGAGGTCGAGGAGACGGTCGCAGAGCCTGACGCCGAAGCCACCGACCCGACGGACCGGGCATCGATCATCCGGCCCGATATCGAGATCGCTCGCACCGTGGATGTCGAACCGCTCGAAATGACGCTGGGTTTTGGCACCAGCGGAACACAGCTTTCCGCGGAGGCTGTTACAGCCCTCGCAGAGCTGATCGAGAGCCCGCAGGTGACCGAGTTCGATGGGACGATCACCTTGCGCGGCCACAGCGACGCGGGCGGCAACGATCCTGTCAATATGCGCCTCTCGCGCGAGCGTGCGGAGGCCGCTGCGCAGTGGCTGATCGAAAACGGCATCGACGAGGGGCGGATCGAAATCATCGCCTTCGGCGAACAGAACCCGGTCGCCCCCAATGCGTTGCCCGACGGGACCCCGGATGAGGAGGGACGCGCCACGAATCGCCGGGTCGAGATTACGGTAGCCGTGCCCGAAGGCGCGAACATTCCGGCTCCCGCCGAACCGACGCCTGAGCCGGCCGAGGAAAGCGCCGTCGACAGCGTGACACGTCAATTGTCCGGCGATTGA
- a CDS encoding sodium:proton antiporter, whose amino-acid sequence MESQALVIATVGVLGIGAQWIAWRTGWPAIVLMLLAGFLAGPVFGLFDPEETFGDLLEPMIGLGVALILFEGGLSLDLRELRHSGDGVWRLVVFGVPFGWLFGALAAYYVAGLVWPVAILFAGILVVTGPTVVIPLLRQSSVKTRPASILKWEAIVNDPFGALAAVIAYEYFRISAETPGASVFNVVPPLILAAILAGLLGFAAAAAIAWAFPRGAVPEYLKVPVLFTTVIGVFVISNKIEHEAGLVAVTVMGIALANMNVSSLRSIHPFKENIAVILVSGIFILLSAGLDFDELRDFEWRFGLFLLALLFLVRPATVLISLLGSSVPWNERLFLAWIAPRGIVLVAICGLFALRLNELGYGDGSILVGLSFAVVVSTIIAHGFTVDIVAKLLKVKGDTRPGLLIAGSTSWTIALAKQMLDLKTPVMIVDSSWQRLAPARRAGVPYYHGEILNEATEHNLDLGPYQVLVAATDNEAYNALVCNEFAHEIGRDSVYQLGDSDDEDHRALPESLRGRSLFESGFGVADVQERQQQGWVFRRTKLSDQFDFEDAQEKLPESTHMLMLLRESGRMRFFTHAARPEPRAGDVIVSFSPPQSRTPEENAARRERKEPKSTGKGGPDPQPA is encoded by the coding sequence ATGGAATCGCAAGCGCTCGTTATCGCGACCGTCGGTGTGCTCGGCATCGGGGCGCAGTGGATCGCGTGGCGCACAGGCTGGCCCGCAATCGTCCTCATGCTGCTGGCCGGTTTCCTCGCCGGCCCGGTATTCGGCCTGTTCGATCCCGAAGAAACCTTTGGCGACCTGCTGGAGCCCATGATCGGACTGGGCGTGGCCCTGATCCTGTTCGAGGGCGGCCTCAGCCTCGATCTGAGGGAACTGCGCCATTCGGGCGACGGCGTCTGGCGACTGGTCGTGTTCGGCGTGCCTTTTGGCTGGCTGTTCGGGGCTCTTGCTGCCTATTACGTGGCCGGGCTGGTCTGGCCGGTCGCCATCCTGTTTGCCGGCATCCTGGTGGTGACCGGCCCCACGGTGGTCATCCCACTGCTCCGGCAATCCAGCGTGAAGACGCGGCCCGCCTCCATCCTGAAATGGGAAGCGATCGTGAACGATCCGTTCGGGGCGCTGGCAGCTGTCATCGCCTACGAATATTTCCGCATTTCCGCCGAGACGCCCGGCGCTTCGGTCTTCAATGTCGTTCCGCCGCTGATCCTGGCCGCCATCCTGGCCGGCCTGCTGGGCTTTGCAGCGGCTGCTGCCATCGCTTGGGCTTTCCCTCGCGGCGCCGTGCCCGAATACCTGAAAGTGCCGGTGCTCTTCACGACGGTGATCGGCGTCTTCGTCATCTCGAACAAGATCGAGCACGAGGCCGGGCTGGTCGCCGTGACCGTGATGGGCATCGCGCTTGCGAACATGAACGTCTCCAGCCTGCGGAGCATCCATCCGTTCAAGGAAAACATCGCGGTCATCCTCGTATCGGGCATCTTCATCCTGCTCTCCGCCGGCCTGGACTTCGATGAATTACGGGACTTCGAATGGCGCTTCGGGCTGTTCCTCCTCGCCCTGTTGTTCCTCGTGCGTCCGGCAACGGTCCTGATCAGCCTGCTGGGTAGTTCGGTCCCGTGGAACGAGCGCCTGTTCCTGGCATGGATCGCGCCGCGCGGCATCGTTCTCGTCGCCATTTGCGGCCTGTTTGCCCTCCGCCTCAACGAACTGGGTTACGGCGACGGTTCCATCCTTGTCGGGCTGAGCTTCGCGGTCGTCGTATCCACCATCATCGCGCATGGCTTCACCGTCGATATCGTCGCGAAGCTGCTGAAGGTGAAGGGCGACACGCGCCCGGGTCTGCTGATTGCCGGCAGCACATCGTGGACCATCGCGCTGGCCAAGCAGATGCTGGACCTGAAGACGCCGGTGATGATCGTCGATTCCAGCTGGCAGAGGCTGGCTCCGGCGCGCCGGGCGGGCGTACCCTATTACCACGGCGAAATTCTGAACGAGGCGACGGAGCACAATCTCGATCTCGGACCCTACCAGGTGCTGGTGGCGGCGACCGACAACGAGGCTTACAACGCCCTCGTCTGCAACGAATTCGCGCACGAGATCGGGCGCGACAGCGTCTACCAGCTCGGCGATTCGGATGACGAGGACCACCGGGCCCTGCCGGAATCCCTTCGCGGCCGGTCGCTGTTCGAAAGCGGCTTCGGCGTTGCCGATGTGCAGGAACGCCAGCAGCAGGGCTGGGTCTTCCGCCGCACGAAGTTGTCGGACCAGTTCGATTTCGAGGACGCGCAGGAAAAACTGCCCGAATCGACCCACATGCTGATGCTGTTGCGGGAGAGCGGCCGGATGCGCTTCTTCACCCATGCAGCCCGGCCCGAACCGCGCGCCGGCGATGTCATCGTATCGTTCAGCCCTCCGCAGTCCCGCACTCCGGAAGAGAATGCAGCGCGGCGCGAGCGCAAGGAACCAAAATCCACCGGAAAGGGCGGGCCCGACCCGCAGCCAGCATGA